The following proteins are encoded in a genomic region of Aquifex aeolicus VF5:
- a CDS encoding ComF family protein, with the protein MKLLGRLLDLLFLSENTCKVCQKPFKPKDQGFICEECIESIKPHEFFEDLPEISYLEDYEFFGKYEGVLREAILFYKFNSVKPFSKIFAEKIKTHFYEYLERVKPDLVTFVPVHFFRWWTRGFDHNEEIMKHLGVAYEKVIRRVKYARPLAKYKASKRERLLKGAYKVRGNVKGKRVLVFDDILTTGSTAKSVSKTLLESGAKEVYFYFLCKD; encoded by the coding sequence ATGAAGTTGTTGGGTAGGCTCCTTGACCTTCTCTTTCTCTCTGAAAATACCTGCAAGGTTTGTCAAAAGCCTTTTAAGCCGAAGGATCAGGGTTTTATATGCGAGGAGTGTATAGAGAGTATAAAGCCACACGAGTTTTTTGAAGATTTGCCTGAAATTTCCTACCTTGAAGATTACGAGTTTTTCGGAAAGTACGAGGGTGTCCTGAGGGAAGCCATTCTTTTCTACAAGTTCAACTCCGTAAAACCCTTCTCAAAGATATTCGCGGAAAAAATTAAGACTCACTTTTACGAATACCTTGAGAGGGTAAAACCGGACCTCGTTACCTTCGTTCCCGTTCACTTTTTCAGGTGGTGGACGAGGGGATTTGACCACAACGAGGAAATAATGAAACACTTAGGAGTGGCTTACGAAAAGGTAATAAGAAGAGTAAAGTACGCCCGTCCCCTTGCAAAGTACAAAGCGAGCAAACGGGAAAGGCTTCTTAAAGGTGCTTACAAAGTAAGGGGAAATGTCAAGGGAAAAAGAGTTCTTGTGTTTGACGACATCCTGACTACGGGAAGCACTGCGAAGAGTGTATCAAAAACACTCCTTGAAAGCGGAGCAAAGGAGGTTTACTTTTACTTCCTGTGCAAGGACTGA
- a CDS encoding phosphoribosylanthranilate isomerase, with protein MVKVKICGITNLEDALFCAKEGADYIGVITYPKSPRYTSKEKRLEIIKALEGLNVKKVAVVVNEPYEFIKELLDEGFDLIQLHGDEDIELGKRVGLDKVIKVFRVKEEIPKVGEWEKAYAILLDTFSKEAYGGTGKTFNWEIAKKLVEEGHKVFLSGGLNPENVKEGIEFVKPYGVDVSSGVEKEKGKKDFKKVREFIKRTKSE; from the coding sequence GTGGTAAAGGTAAAAATTTGCGGGATAACAAACCTTGAAGACGCCCTATTTTGTGCCAAAGAGGGAGCGGACTATATAGGCGTTATAACCTACCCCAAAAGCCCCAGATACACGTCAAAAGAAAAAAGACTGGAAATAATAAAAGCCCTTGAAGGATTAAACGTTAAAAAAGTCGCGGTAGTTGTAAACGAACCTTACGAGTTTATAAAGGAACTCCTTGACGAAGGCTTTGACCTCATTCAGCTCCACGGAGATGAGGACATAGAACTGGGGAAAAGGGTTGGACTGGATAAGGTAATAAAAGTATTCAGAGTAAAGGAAGAAATTCCGAAAGTAGGAGAGTGGGAAAAAGCTTATGCCATACTCCTTGACACCTTTTCAAAAGAAGCTTACGGAGGTACGGGAAAAACCTTTAACTGGGAAATTGCTAAGAAGCTCGTAGAAGAAGGCCATAAGGTATTCCTTTCAGGAGGACTTAATCCCGAAAACGTAAAAGAGGGAATAGAGTTTGTAAAACCTTACGGAGTAGATGTATCTTCGGGAGTTGAAAAGGAAAAGGGAAAGAAAGATTTTAAAAAGGTAAGGGAGTTTATAAAAAGGACTAAGTCCGAGTGA
- a CDS encoding cation diffusion facilitator family transporter, with product MKKHHWALVSFGFNIFQSLIKLVGGLLTGSLSLIGDAIHSLSDATASLIAFLSIKFSEIKSERFPYGLYKLENIGAIVIAFFLLFTAWEIIQRALKGEININFENLPIGIGVTVLSLVLSLTLSFLERRAGKKLNSPTLIADSYHTLTDAFSSFLVLISLSSYYFGINIERYVAVAVALIIVYTAFELLKEQIGAILDISADKETVEKIKRIILSFPEVSEVKRLLVRNAGGRLFIDAVITINTDDFIKSHAIADEIERKIMKEIPNVDMVFIHYEPCCVKKGTSVAVLAKDGVVARSFKDVDKIIIFKENEGNPEVIETKGMDEECIAKELARRNVDIVISGYHPTSNKAKWILHKNNVFVWETEKENPYEALSEVSQIKEAVT from the coding sequence ATGAAGAAGCACCACTGGGCACTCGTTTCCTTCGGCTTCAACATTTTCCAATCCCTCATAAAGCTTGTAGGAGGGCTCCTGACGGGCTCCCTTTCACTTATCGGTGATGCCATACACTCCCTTTCGGACGCCACCGCTTCGCTGATAGCCTTTTTATCAATAAAGTTTTCCGAGATAAAGAGTGAGAGATTTCCCTACGGACTCTACAAGCTTGAAAACATAGGTGCCATAGTAATAGCCTTCTTTCTGCTTTTTACCGCCTGGGAAATTATCCAAAGGGCTTTAAAGGGAGAAATAAATATAAACTTTGAAAACCTTCCCATAGGTATAGGGGTAACGGTTCTGTCTTTAGTTCTCTCCCTCACCCTTTCTTTTTTAGAGAGGAGGGCGGGAAAGAAGTTAAACTCTCCCACTTTAATAGCGGATTCCTACCACACCTTAACGGACGCCTTTTCATCCTTTTTAGTTCTCATAAGCCTGAGCTCTTATTACTTCGGTATTAATATTGAACGATACGTAGCTGTAGCTGTAGCTCTAATAATCGTTTACACAGCCTTTGAACTCCTTAAAGAGCAAATTGGTGCTATTCTGGACATATCCGCGGATAAGGAAACAGTTGAGAAAATTAAAAGGATAATACTTTCTTTTCCCGAAGTTAGCGAAGTAAAGAGACTGCTCGTTAGAAACGCGGGCGGAAGGTTATTCATAGACGCGGTGATAACTATAAATACAGACGACTTTATAAAGAGTCACGCGATAGCAGACGAGATAGAAAGGAAGATAATGAAGGAAATTCCGAACGTTGACATGGTGTTTATTCACTACGAACCCTGTTGCGTTAAGAAGGGGACAAGCGTTGCTGTGCTCGCAAAAGACGGAGTGGTTGCAAGGTCCTTTAAAGACGTGGACAAAATAATAATCTTCAAAGAAAACGAGGGAAACCCCGAAGTTATAGAAACAAAAGGTATGGATGAGGAGTGCATAGCCAAAGAACTCGCAAGGAGAAACGTGGACATAGTTATAAGCGGATACCACCCCACCAGTAATAAGGCTAAGTGGATACTCCACAAAAACAACGTGTTCGTCTGGGAAACGGAAAAGGAAAATCCCTACGAAGCTCTCTCTGAAGTGTCCCAGATAAAAGAAGCTGTGACATGA
- the argB gene encoding acetylglutamate kinase → MIKYGGSAMHDEELRESFARDVVLLKYVGINPVIVHGGGPQISKTLEKFGIKPKFVGGMRKTDEETMHVVEMVLSGDINKDIVALINRYSGEKIYAVGLSGRDGRLLKAKKLDKERYFSELGLPVPEEDIGFVGEIVDVNEELIFTLLSHNFIPVIAPVGVGEEGEAYNVNADLAASEIAGEIKAEKLIYLTDTKGVLDEKGELISSLSKDKAEELIKKGVIREGMIPKVRSALRALEKGVKKVHIIDGRVKHSILLEVFTKEGVGTEITLE, encoded by the coding sequence GTGATAAAGTACGGCGGTTCCGCAATGCACGACGAGGAACTCAGAGAGTCCTTTGCTAGAGACGTGGTTCTTTTAAAGTACGTGGGAATAAACCCGGTAATCGTTCACGGAGGGGGACCACAGATAAGCAAAACACTGGAGAAATTCGGTATAAAACCCAAATTTGTAGGGGGAATGAGGAAGACTGACGAGGAGACAATGCACGTAGTTGAGATGGTGCTTTCAGGAGACATAAACAAGGACATAGTAGCCCTTATAAACAGATACAGTGGGGAAAAGATTTACGCGGTCGGACTGTCGGGCAGGGACGGAAGACTCTTGAAGGCTAAAAAGTTAGACAAAGAGAGGTATTTCTCCGAACTCGGGCTTCCCGTTCCTGAGGAAGATATCGGGTTTGTAGGGGAAATAGTGGACGTAAATGAAGAGCTTATATTTACTCTGCTTTCCCACAACTTCATCCCAGTAATAGCTCCCGTGGGAGTAGGGGAAGAAGGTGAGGCTTACAACGTAAACGCGGACCTCGCAGCCTCGGAAATAGCGGGAGAGATTAAAGCGGAAAAACTCATATACCTTACCGACACAAAAGGTGTCCTTGACGAAAAGGGAGAGTTAATTTCTTCCCTTTCAAAGGATAAGGCGGAAGAATTAATTAAGAAGGGAGTAATTAGGGAGGGAATGATTCCAAAGGTTCGTTCCGCCCTTAGGGCACTTGAGAAGGGTGTTAAAAAGGTTCACATAATAGACGGGAGGGTGAAGCACTCTATACTCCTTGAGGTTTTCACAAAGGAGGGGGTGGGAACTGAGATTACTCTGGAATAA
- a CDS encoding class I SAM-dependent rRNA methyltransferase, which translates to MLQVRVKPGVEDRIRGFFPWVYRSEIASFSRKPKKGEIVVVRDVNGKFLGYGYINPEVNIAIRILSFDKNEPVTPELIRKRIKQAYEYRKRLYINSNAYRLVHSEGDLLPGLIVDVYGSYLAVEFTTYGMNQFREVILDTLVELLRPKGIYEKVNEIAKRVEGLDVEERVIYGEVPEEVIIWEHDLKYYINIPQGQKTGFFLDQRNARKFVRNLVEPGDRCLDVFCHTGGFALNMKRAGAGEVIGVDISELALKEAEKNARLNGFTDIKWVKANAFDYLRELDKKGEKFDVIIIDPPSFAKNRAAVPNALRGYKELCVRGLKIAKSGGYLAIFSCSFHITEQHLLDVLLQASYDVRRQVRVIAKTFQDLDHPWILQMPNTLYLKGVWVEVV; encoded by the coding sequence ATGCTTCAAGTAAGAGTAAAACCCGGAGTAGAAGACAGGATTAGAGGATTTTTCCCTTGGGTTTACAGGTCGGAAATAGCTTCCTTTTCAAGAAAACCAAAGAAAGGAGAGATAGTAGTCGTAAGGGACGTTAACGGAAAGTTTCTGGGCTACGGCTACATAAACCCTGAGGTAAACATAGCAATAAGAATTCTATCCTTTGACAAAAACGAGCCCGTAACTCCTGAACTTATCAGAAAGAGAATAAAGCAGGCCTACGAATATAGAAAGAGACTTTACATAAACAGCAACGCTTACAGGCTTGTGCACTCGGAGGGGGATCTCCTCCCTGGACTTATCGTTGACGTTTACGGGAGTTATCTGGCGGTTGAGTTTACGACTTACGGTATGAACCAGTTCAGAGAAGTAATACTGGACACACTCGTGGAACTACTAAGACCTAAAGGCATATACGAGAAGGTCAATGAAATCGCAAAGAGAGTGGAAGGCTTGGACGTAGAGGAAAGGGTTATTTACGGAGAAGTTCCCGAAGAGGTCATAATCTGGGAACACGACCTCAAGTACTACATAAATATACCTCAGGGACAAAAAACGGGATTTTTCCTAGATCAGAGAAATGCGAGGAAGTTTGTGAGAAACCTGGTTGAACCAGGAGACAGGTGTCTGGACGTATTCTGTCACACGGGCGGATTTGCCCTGAACATGAAAAGGGCCGGAGCGGGAGAGGTTATAGGAGTAGACATATCCGAGCTCGCCTTAAAGGAGGCGGAAAAGAACGCGAGACTCAACGGCTTTACGGACATAAAGTGGGTAAAGGCAAACGCTTTTGATTACCTGAGGGAACTCGACAAGAAGGGAGAGAAGTTTGACGTAATAATCATAGACCCTCCTTCTTTTGCGAAAAACAGGGCGGCTGTCCCGAACGCCTTGAGGGGATATAAAGAACTCTGTGTAAGAGGGCTGAAGATAGCAAAGAGCGGGGGTTACCTCGCTATATTTTCCTGCTCCTTTCACATAACCGAACAGCACCTCCTTGACGTTTTACTTCAGGCTTCCTACGACGTAAGGAGACAGGTAAGGGTAATAGCAAAGACCTTTCAGGACCTGGACCACCCGTGGATACTCCAGATGCCAAATACCTTATACTTAAAAGGCGTGTGGGTGGAAGTGGTATGA
- the gltA gene encoding NADPH-dependent glutamate synthase has translation MAKKIRYLDRNKEPTLPPEERVKTFREFELGYSVNLALDEAQRCLFCKDAEQRCIKGCPVHVDIPGFIKKITEGDLVGAYKVITQSDIFPSICGRVCPQERQCEGSCILYYDTVRNRKNKGLPVAIGALEKFVGDFIRISGIEIEEEKEPPTGFRVAVIGAGPAGLSCAHELAKKGHEVHVYEALPKPGGVMYYGIPNARLDKSIIEWEVKRLEKLGIKFFYGYLIGKNITLQELREKYDAVFIAVGAGRGKLGLPGDHLKGVYSAIDFLMRVNLYKANEFPKKGVPVELGKRTVIIGGGFTAVDCAITANRLGVETHVVYRRTRETSSARQEEWDHLMEEGVKIHWLTQPVEVIGNEKGEVVGLKCIKMELGEPDESGRPRPVPVPNSEHIIECDSVIFAIGQRANPIAYEGSGIKTTKWGTIEVNERYETNLEGVFAGGDVINGGDRVVVALAHGKEAAKYIHEYLMSNKEVRK, from the coding sequence ATGGCAAAGAAGATTCGCTACCTTGACAGGAATAAAGAACCCACTCTCCCGCCAGAAGAAAGGGTAAAAACCTTCAGGGAGTTTGAACTCGGATACTCCGTAAATTTAGCCCTTGACGAGGCACAGCGCTGTTTATTTTGTAAAGACGCCGAACAGAGGTGCATAAAGGGCTGTCCCGTTCACGTGGACATTCCCGGCTTTATAAAGAAAATAACGGAAGGTGATTTGGTGGGTGCGTACAAAGTAATAACTCAATCCGATATATTTCCCTCAATATGCGGGAGAGTTTGCCCTCAGGAAAGGCAGTGTGAAGGTTCATGCATCCTTTACTACGACACGGTCAGGAATAGAAAGAACAAAGGTCTTCCGGTTGCAATCGGAGCACTTGAGAAGTTCGTAGGAGACTTTATAAGGATATCTGGAATAGAAATAGAAGAAGAAAAGGAACCCCCTACGGGATTTAGGGTTGCGGTAATAGGGGCGGGACCAGCGGGGCTTTCCTGTGCCCATGAGCTTGCAAAAAAAGGACACGAAGTGCACGTTTACGAAGCTCTCCCGAAGCCCGGCGGTGTTATGTACTACGGAATTCCCAACGCCAGACTGGACAAGAGCATAATAGAGTGGGAAGTCAAGAGACTTGAAAAACTCGGGATAAAGTTTTTTTACGGATACTTAATAGGAAAGAACATAACCCTTCAGGAATTGAGGGAGAAATACGACGCTGTATTCATAGCGGTTGGTGCGGGACGAGGAAAACTCGGACTTCCGGGGGACCACCTGAAAGGGGTTTATTCCGCGATAGACTTTTTGATGAGGGTAAACCTCTACAAGGCAAACGAGTTTCCTAAAAAGGGAGTTCCCGTAGAACTCGGGAAGAGAACCGTAATAATAGGCGGTGGATTTACTGCGGTAGACTGTGCCATAACTGCAAACAGACTGGGAGTTGAGACCCACGTAGTTTACAGGAGAACCAGAGAAACCTCTTCCGCAAGACAGGAAGAGTGGGATCACCTTATGGAAGAAGGAGTGAAGATACACTGGCTAACCCAGCCCGTGGAAGTTATAGGGAACGAAAAAGGAGAAGTTGTAGGGCTCAAGTGTATAAAGATGGAACTGGGTGAGCCCGACGAGAGCGGAAGACCGAGACCCGTTCCAGTACCTAATTCCGAACACATTATTGAGTGCGACTCGGTTATCTTCGCGATAGGGCAGAGGGCAAACCCAATAGCCTACGAAGGAAGCGGAATAAAAACGACGAAGTGGGGGACGATTGAGGTGAACGAAAGGTACGAGACCAATTTAGAGGGAGTATTTGCGGGAGGAGACGTTATAAACGGCGGTGACAGGGTAGTAGTTGCCCTTGCTCATGGAAAAGAAGCTGCAAAGTACATACACGAATACTTAATGAGTAACAAGGAGGTAAGGAAATGA
- the murD gene encoding UDP-N-acetylmuramoyl-L-alanine--D-glutamate ligase, which yields MKFLVWGLGRSGKGALKLLKERGFEVYAGDDSQNPELWREVLGEVDTVVLSPGIPPSHPLWKEALKKEKEVVGELELAYRFFKGKVIAITGTDGKSTTTRLTYLILKKFFDEVFEAGNIGKPFSEVVLENPEGIAVLEVSSFQGKTLKTFRPNIGAFISFSVDHLDWHPSIEDYLKSKYRIFENQTEEDFLILNDLVYEIKKTPSRARKVLFSELYINSDSVFYKDIRLFNPKNLKIRGLHNVYNASVASLIALTLGLKPEDFEEVIYEFRGLPHRLEFLGNFNGVEVYNDSKSTTPHALMHALKTFPDNSVILIVGGKDKGADFYSLRHIVQKKVKIALAIGETKEKIKDSWKDITEVKTCNTLEEAVKLAREVSKLGNVVLFSPACSSFDMFRNYEERGEKFKELVEIWFTRT from the coding sequence ATGAAGTTCCTCGTCTGGGGACTGGGAAGAAGCGGGAAAGGCGCACTGAAACTTTTGAAGGAGAGAGGATTTGAAGTTTACGCAGGAGACGATTCCCAAAATCCAGAGCTCTGGAGAGAAGTTCTCGGTGAAGTGGACACCGTAGTTCTCTCCCCCGGTATTCCGCCTTCTCACCCTCTCTGGAAAGAAGCCCTGAAGAAAGAAAAAGAAGTCGTAGGGGAGCTTGAACTCGCATACAGGTTCTTTAAAGGGAAAGTAATAGCGATTACGGGAACGGACGGGAAGTCCACAACAACGAGACTCACTTACTTAATACTTAAAAAATTCTTTGACGAAGTCTTTGAAGCCGGAAATATAGGAAAGCCTTTTTCCGAAGTTGTTCTTGAAAATCCAGAAGGTATAGCGGTTCTTGAAGTCTCCTCCTTTCAGGGGAAAACCCTAAAGACCTTTAGGCCAAATATTGGGGCCTTTATCAGCTTTTCTGTGGACCACCTAGACTGGCATCCTAGTATAGAAGATTATTTAAAGAGTAAATACAGGATATTTGAAAACCAAACGGAAGAGGATTTTTTAATACTGAACGACCTCGTTTATGAAATTAAAAAAACACCAAGCAGGGCAAGAAAAGTACTCTTTTCTGAGCTATACATAAACTCGGACAGCGTTTTTTACAAAGACATAAGACTTTTTAACCCTAAAAACTTGAAAATAAGGGGACTTCACAACGTTTACAACGCAAGCGTAGCGTCTCTGATAGCACTTACTCTGGGTTTAAAGCCCGAGGATTTTGAAGAAGTGATTTACGAATTTCGCGGTCTTCCACACAGGCTGGAATTTTTGGGAAATTTTAATGGAGTTGAAGTTTATAACGATTCCAAGTCCACAACTCCCCACGCCTTAATGCACGCTCTGAAAACCTTTCCCGACAATTCAGTTATTCTCATAGTTGGGGGGAAAGACAAAGGAGCAGACTTTTACTCCCTTAGGCATATAGTTCAAAAAAAGGTAAAAATCGCCCTTGCAATAGGAGAGACAAAGGAAAAGATAAAGGACTCTTGGAAGGATATCACCGAGGTGAAAACATGTAACACTCTGGAAGAGGCGGTAAAGCTTGCGAGAGAAGTATCTAAACTCGGAAATGTAGTTCTCTTTTCGCCCGCCTGTTCTTCCTTTGATATGTTCAGGAATTACGAAGAGAGGGGAGAGAAGTTTAAGGAACTTGTAGAAATATGGTTCACTCGGACTTAG
- the obgE gene encoding GTPase ObgE, which produces MEKFVDRVKIFVKGGKGGDGAVAFLREKYRPKGGPAGGDGGKGGDVILVATSSKHTLLDFKYKKHYIAQNGEPGKGKKMHGKDGEDLIIYVPVGTVVKDAQTGEVICDLVKEGQKCIVAKGGKGGRGNARFATPTNQAPTYAEKGQKGEERWIILELKLIADVGLVGFPNAGKSTLLSRLTRAKPKIADYPFTTLSPNLGVMELDWERRLVIADIPGLIEDAHKGAGLGHEFLRHIERTKFLAHVIDVSDFREREPVQAFEAINRELELYSPKLAQKPQIVVANKIDALSDRSLLSELEKYFKEKGYEFYAVSALTGEGIEELKEGLWKKYEEIRDKESAQVT; this is translated from the coding sequence ATGGAGAAGTTCGTAGACAGAGTAAAAATCTTCGTGAAAGGGGGAAAGGGCGGAGACGGAGCAGTAGCCTTTTTGAGGGAAAAGTACAGACCGAAAGGAGGACCTGCGGGAGGAGACGGAGGAAAGGGTGGAGACGTTATCTTAGTTGCTACGAGTTCAAAGCACACACTCCTTGACTTTAAGTATAAAAAGCATTACATAGCCCAAAACGGAGAACCCGGAAAGGGCAAGAAAATGCATGGAAAGGACGGAGAGGACCTCATAATCTACGTTCCCGTGGGAACTGTCGTGAAGGACGCACAAACAGGGGAAGTTATTTGCGACCTAGTAAAGGAAGGACAGAAGTGTATCGTTGCTAAAGGCGGAAAAGGCGGAAGGGGAAACGCAAGGTTTGCAACTCCTACAAATCAAGCACCTACCTACGCGGAAAAGGGTCAGAAGGGCGAGGAGAGGTGGATAATCCTTGAACTGAAGCTCATAGCGGACGTGGGACTCGTCGGTTTTCCAAACGCAGGAAAGTCTACGCTCCTTTCAAGGCTCACGAGAGCAAAACCAAAAATTGCGGACTACCCTTTCACAACCTTGAGTCCGAACTTAGGAGTGATGGAACTCGATTGGGAAAGGAGACTCGTTATAGCGGACATTCCGGGACTGATAGAGGACGCCCACAAGGGGGCAGGACTGGGACACGAGTTCTTAAGACACATAGAGAGAACCAAGTTCTTAGCCCACGTGATAGACGTATCTGACTTCAGGGAAAGAGAACCGGTGCAAGCTTTTGAAGCCATAAACAGAGAACTGGAACTATACAGTCCGAAACTCGCCCAAAAACCACAAATCGTCGTGGCCAACAAAATAGACGCTTTGAGTGACAGGAGTTTGCTTTCAGAGCTTGAAAAGTACTTCAAGGAAAAAGGTTACGAATTTTACGCGGTTTCCGCACTCACAGGAGAGGGAATAGAAGAATTAAAGGAGGGTCTCTGGAAGAAGTACGAGGAAATAAGAGACAAAGAATCCGCGCAAGTAACCTGA
- a CDS encoding YchF/TatD family DNA exonuclease has translation MIDTHCHLDLLKKEDREEAFKDERLEYLINVGFDRKTIKNAIEFAKNYDKVYIAIGFHPHEADKVTDKDLDWLKKLAEENPKVRAIGEIGLDFYKNYSDKKKQEEIFRKQIQIAKELGLPVVIHMRDAEEETIRILREEGAYEVGGVMHCFTGSYETMKKAVDMGFFISYSGILTYKNAESVREVAKRTPTSRILLETDSPFLAPEPVRGKPNKPTNIFYTAQVLAELLPNTSLEDVDRMTTQNAKLAFNLNGEVKKNTITYVINNKLYINLTNKCNLHCVFCQRERERNFWVKGHWVWVDRDPSVEEVIREIGDPKKYEEVVFCGYGEPTLRFSALKEIAKWVKERGGKVRVDTNGLMFTFLPKEKLKELKGIVDTFSVSLNAPDPETYNAVCRPAQKDAFEKVIEFIKEAKRLGFEVIVSAVDYDGVDMKKTEELAKSLGAKWKYRTYEVVG, from the coding sequence ATGATAGACACGCACTGCCATTTAGACCTCTTAAAGAAGGAAGACAGGGAAGAAGCCTTCAAAGACGAAAGACTTGAGTATTTGATAAACGTGGGTTTTGACAGAAAGACTATTAAAAATGCCATAGAGTTTGCTAAGAATTACGATAAGGTTTACATAGCGATTGGCTTTCATCCCCACGAGGCGGACAAGGTAACCGATAAAGACCTGGACTGGTTGAAAAAGCTCGCGGAAGAAAATCCTAAAGTAAGAGCTATCGGAGAGATAGGACTGGACTTTTACAAGAACTACTCCGACAAAAAGAAACAAGAGGAAATCTTCAGAAAGCAGATACAGATAGCGAAGGAACTTGGTCTTCCCGTTGTCATTCATATGAGAGATGCAGAAGAAGAAACTATAAGAATACTGAGGGAAGAAGGGGCATACGAAGTCGGGGGAGTTATGCACTGCTTTACGGGTTCATATGAGACCATGAAAAAAGCCGTGGATATGGGCTTCTTCATTTCTTATTCTGGGATACTCACTTACAAAAACGCCGAAAGTGTAAGGGAAGTTGCGAAAAGGACACCTACCTCAAGGATACTCCTCGAAACGGACTCTCCATTTTTAGCACCAGAGCCCGTAAGGGGTAAGCCCAACAAGCCTACCAATATTTTCTACACCGCTCAGGTTTTAGCAGAGCTACTTCCTAACACTTCTCTGGAAGACGTGGACAGGATGACTACACAGAATGCCAAACTCGCCTTTAACTTAAACGGCGAGGTAAAAAAAAACACAATAACGTACGTGATAAACAACAAGCTTTACATAAACTTAACGAATAAGTGTAACCTCCACTGCGTATTTTGCCAGAGGGAAAGGGAGAGAAACTTCTGGGTAAAGGGGCACTGGGTATGGGTGGACAGGGATCCGAGCGTTGAAGAGGTAATAAGGGAAATAGGAGACCCTAAAAAGTACGAAGAGGTAGTCTTTTGCGGATACGGAGAGCCTACCTTAAGGTTTTCAGCACTCAAAGAAATAGCAAAGTGGGTAAAGGAAAGAGGCGGAAAAGTGAGAGTTGACACTAACGGCCTTATGTTTACGTTCCTTCCGAAGGAGAAATTAAAGGAGTTGAAAGGAATTGTGGATACTTTTTCTGTGAGTTTGAATGCTCCTGATCCAGAAACGTATAACGCAGTTTGCAGACCTGCACAGAAAGACGCCTTCGAAAAAGTAATAGAATTCATAAAGGAAGCAAAAAGGCTCGGCTTTGAGGTCATAGTTTCCGCGGTGGACTATGACGGTGTAGATATGAAAAAAACGGAAGAACTCGCAAAGAGTTTAGGGGCAAAGTGGAAGTACAGGACTTATGAAGTTGTTGGGTAG
- a CDS encoding MTH1187 family thiamine-binding protein produces MSFLVFVSMTPLGKGESVSQYVARVVDIIDKSGLPYVLTPMGTIIEGEDWDEVMEVLKKGFEALKEDCNRISITMKIDYRKGKKGRLIQKVKSVQEKIGRDINIATVEEKKE; encoded by the coding sequence ATGAGTTTCTTAGTGTTTGTAAGCATGACTCCGCTCGGAAAAGGAGAGAGTGTAAGCCAGTACGTTGCGAGGGTTGTTGACATTATAGATAAATCCGGACTGCCTTACGTCCTCACTCCCATGGGAACGATAATAGAGGGAGAAGACTGGGACGAGGTTATGGAAGTTCTAAAAAAGGGCTTTGAGGCACTGAAGGAGGACTGTAACCGTATATCTATAACTATGAAAATAGATTACAGGAAAGGAAAGAAGGGAAGGCTTATTCAAAAGGTTAAATCCGTTCAGGAGAAGATAGGAAGGGATATAAACATAGCTACCGTTGAAGAAAAGAAGGAATGA
- a CDS encoding YqaA family protein, with translation MESLKETLEAFVEGYGYIGIFLIAFTESIIQPVPPDPFIAGATAFGLNPLISALVATLGSVLGGLVAYFLGRVFGEPVAKKLLGEEKFLKAEAFYHRYGVWAVIIAGLTPIPFKVFCWLSGILELEVGRFTLASFIGRFPRFFLFALFGHSIQGFL, from the coding sequence ATGGAATCATTAAAAGAGACTCTGGAAGCTTTCGTTGAGGGGTACGGATACATAGGTATATTCTTAATAGCCTTTACGGAAAGCATAATCCAACCAGTTCCTCCGGATCCATTTATAGCCGGAGCGACAGCCTTCGGGTTAAATCCCTTAATTTCGGCCCTCGTTGCAACCTTGGGAAGCGTTCTAGGGGGACTCGTTGCCTACTTCCTCGGAAGAGTATTCGGTGAACCTGTAGCAAAAAAATTACTCGGTGAAGAGAAATTTTTAAAAGCGGAAGCCTTTTACCACAGGTACGGAGTCTGGGCTGTCATAATAGCTGGCTTGACTCCCATACCCTTTAAGGTATTTTGCTGGCTTTCGGGAATACTCGAACTAGAAGTGGGGAGGTTTACTTTGGCTTCCTTTATAGGCAGGTTTCCGAGGTTTTTCCTCTTTGCCCTGTTTGGACACTCAATTCAGGGTTTCCTATAA